The proteins below come from a single Aspergillus oryzae RIB40 DNA, chromosome 5 genomic window:
- a CDS encoding glycoside hydrolase family 16 protein (predicted protein) has product MKPVTLLSLASLAAAKNLIPTTCFDSYTSLEEYFSYLYPWGSDHNGSARMVGNSTEHDYISVESGTLTLVAKPTSGQPATSGGQEINYLSGAVHSKNTFTVEAGSGFDIEAEFQATTDKGTWPAFWLNSAATWPPEIDMAEWKGTGQLTFNVFNTSSEVMNHNTDYPSPSNFHKVKTQIRAENDADIMVKYFLDDVEVTTQYGADYVGKPLYL; this is encoded by the exons ATGAAGCCCGTCACGCTGCTTTCCCTTGCTTCTCTCGCTGCTGCGAAGAATCTCATCCCCACGACTTGTTTTGACTCCTACACTTCCCTCGAAGAGTACTTCTCCTACCTCTACCCATGGGGTAGCGACCACAACGGTTCAGCCCGCATGGTCGGCAACTCCACTGAACACGATTACATCTCCGTCGAATCCGGCACACTGACACTCGTCGCAAAGCCGACCTCGGGCCAGCCTGCGACCAGTGGAGGCCAGGAAATAAACTATCTCTCCGGAGCAGTGCATTCTAAGAATACTTTCACTGTTGAGGCAGGCTCTGGTTTCGACATCGAGGCTGAGTTCCAGGCGACGACTGATAAGGGAACTTGGCCTGCTTTCTGGTTGAATAGTGCTGCGACCTGGCCTCCTGAGATTGACATGGCTGAGTGGAAGG GAACGGGGCAACTCActttcaatgtcttcaat ACCTCTTCCGAAGTCATGAACCACAACACGGATTACCCGTCTCCGAGTAACTTCCACAAGGTCAAAACCCAGATCCGCGCCGAGAACGACGCCGATATCATGGTCAAGTACTTCCTCGATGATGTGGAGGTTACGACTCAGTACGGGGCCGACTACG
- a CDS encoding uncharacterized protein (predicted protein), producing the protein MVSLKIVQASNASLRAIPNITALFVGGTSGIGQSTLRQFAKHTDNPTAYIIGRSESRAKPFLCELQQLNPEGRFNFIESDVSLIRSVDAACKQILQQEKHLNFLFMTPGGISLGGRNETSEGIDYLFALRYYARMRFVQNLLPLLESAGPSRVVSVYGGGFEFGIKTEDLDLKHNFSLLNAYKHSITMTSLSMEHLAKTHPAVSFIHVYPGLVGTNIYTNSFPPPISTFYNYGMWPLMWPFSVGLQESGERHLFHLSSARYPAQNGIMAQGVPVKSGDVAKGTTGETGSGAYLLNWDGEVRPSRKIMEEYREQRVPELVWRHTQDLLDRAVCR; encoded by the coding sequence ATGGTCTCCCTCAAGATAGTCCAAGCATCCAACGCCAGTCTACGAGCAATCCCCAATATTACAGCCCTATTCGTGGGAGGCACAAGTGGAATAGGCCAGAGCACACTGCGTCAATTCGCTAAACACACCGACAACCCAACAGCATACATAATCGGCCGGAGTGAATCACGAGCAAAGCCCTTCCTCTGCGAACTCCAACAACTAAACCCAGAAGGCcgcttcaacttcatcgaAAGCGACGTATCACTTATCCGCAGCGTAGACGCAGCATGCAAACAGATTCtccaacaagaaaaacacctcaacttcctcttcatgaCACCCGGCGGCATCTCCCTCGGAGGCCGAAACGAGACCAGCGAAGGAATCGACTATCTTTTCGCTCTGCGCTACTATGCACGCATGCGATTTGTCCAGAACCTCCTTCCACTGCTGGAATCAGCAGGTCCAAGTCGAGTAGTTAGTGTCTACGGCGGCGGTTTCGAGTTCGGGATCAAGACCGAGGATCTAGATCTCAAGCATAACTTCTCCTTACTCAATGCCTACAAACATTCCATCACCATGACCTCCCTGAGTATGGAACACTTGGCTAAGACCCACCCAGCCGTTAGCTTCATCCACGTCTACCCCGGTTTAGTGGGTACAAACATCTACACAAACAGTTTCCCACCGCCTATCTCGACATTCTACAATTACGGAATGTGGCCTCTGATGTGGCCTTTCTCCGTCGGTCTCCAGGAAAGCGGAGAACGGCATCTGTTTCATCTAAGCTCTGCGCGGTACCCAGCCCAGAATGGCATCATGGCCCAGGGTGTTCCGGTCAAGTCAGGAGATGTTGCGAAGGGTACGACTGGGGAGACGGGTAGTGGAGCATACCTCTTGAATTGGGACGGGGAGGTTCGACCGAGCCGAAAGATTATGGAGGAGTATCGGGAGCAGCGGGTGCCTGAGTTGGTTTGGAGGCATACCCAGGATCTTTTGGATCGGGCCGTTTGTCGGTGA